A genomic region of Methanosarcina thermophila TM-1 contains the following coding sequences:
- a CDS encoding cobyric acid synthase — translation MEKKSILILGTASHVGKSSIVTALCRILSREYRVAPFKAQNMSLNSWITKDGKEIGIAQAIQAKAAGTEPTADMNPVLLKPKGDCVSQVILLGEPYADRSAGQYYDSIAEMNEVLAGALERLYREHDIIVMEGAGGAAEINLYERDIVNIGTARLTQAPIILVGDIERGGVFASLYGTVALLPEDVRKNVKGFIINKFRGDLEILKPGLKQLEEMTGIPVLGVLPYFKLNIPSEDSVSIEDKEETKNEKPVEIAVIRLPRISNFTDFEPLERSAKVRYVEIDEDLGNPDAIIIPGTKNTVNDLLALKASGMAEKIQAFKGRVPIFGICGGYQILGKIIYDSGVENGVEAQFEGLGLLDIRTKFGEYKKRTVQVTKKVNAYGPILAPIDGEEIKGYEIHMGITDSYRNVFGDDGAIDEAGLVIGTYLHGLFDNKNIRDALMKYLYEKKGLEYKPDNVMTENDAYEELANIVEQNLEMEKIYEIIGV, via the coding sequence ATGGAAAAGAAAAGCATCTTGATCCTGGGAACCGCCTCCCACGTTGGGAAAAGTTCAATCGTGACTGCTCTATGCAGGATCCTGTCGAGGGAGTACAGGGTTGCCCCTTTCAAAGCTCAGAACATGAGCCTGAATTCCTGGATCACAAAGGATGGAAAGGAAATCGGAATTGCCCAGGCAATCCAGGCAAAAGCCGCAGGTACCGAGCCCACTGCTGATATGAACCCTGTTCTTCTCAAACCCAAAGGAGACTGCGTATCCCAGGTAATCCTGCTGGGAGAGCCTTATGCTGACAGGAGTGCAGGTCAGTATTATGATTCCATTGCAGAGATGAATGAAGTTCTCGCAGGGGCTCTCGAAAGACTTTACAGGGAACATGATATTATTGTTATGGAAGGGGCTGGAGGAGCTGCAGAGATTAACCTTTATGAAAGGGATATTGTGAATATTGGCACTGCAAGGCTTACGCAGGCTCCCATAATCCTTGTTGGGGATATAGAAAGAGGAGGCGTTTTTGCAAGCCTTTACGGCACTGTTGCACTTCTTCCTGAGGATGTACGGAAAAATGTAAAGGGTTTTATTATCAATAAATTCAGAGGCGACTTGGAAATCCTGAAACCAGGCCTTAAGCAGCTTGAAGAAATGACCGGCATCCCTGTACTTGGAGTCCTTCCTTATTTCAAGCTCAATATTCCCTCGGAAGATTCAGTTTCAATTGAGGATAAAGAAGAAACAAAAAACGAAAAACCGGTAGAAATCGCAGTTATCCGCCTGCCCAGGATTTCGAATTTTACAGACTTCGAACCCCTGGAGAGATCTGCTAAAGTTCGCTATGTGGAAATTGATGAAGATCTCGGAAACCCGGATGCAATCATAATCCCGGGCACAAAGAATACGGTTAATGACCTGCTCGCCCTTAAGGCAAGCGGTATGGCTGAAAAAATTCAAGCCTTCAAGGGAAGAGTCCCGATTTTCGGGATCTGTGGCGGCTACCAGATTCTTGGCAAAATAATTTACGATTCCGGAGTCGAAAACGGAGTTGAAGCGCAATTTGAGGGACTTGGACTTCTGGATATAAGGACAAAGTTCGGAGAATACAAAAAGCGAACGGTTCAGGTTACGAAGAAAGTGAATGCTTATGGTCCCATACTGGCTCCCATCGACGGAGAGGAGATCAAAGGATATGAGATCCATATGGGAATAACCGACTCCTACCGCAATGTCTTCGGGGATGATGGTGCGATTGATGAAGCCGGTCTGGTAATTGGCACCTATCTGCACGGGCTCTTTGACAACAAAAATATAAGAGATGCACTTATGAAATACCTCTATGAGAAAAAAGGGCTTGAGTACAAGCCTGATAATGTCATGACCGAAAACGATGCCTATGAAGAAC